One region of Elusimicrobiota bacterium genomic DNA includes:
- a CDS encoding DPP IV N-terminal domain-containing protein yields MLARRRFLAGLVLLPFLSPARAWTLENAEYLEQYAATYRFALGRPAEILVSPDGRHVYFLRSGPRSFTRDLYEFDVEKGQERRLLSAEELLAGQQETLTAEEAARRERQRLVAKGIASYRLSKDGRRLLVPLSGRLFVYEISSGKILELKGDPGSPIDPQFSPDASKVAYAKNGELYVADPASGAEKKITFGAGKTVSNAEAEFVAQEEMGRGRGFWWSPDGKWLAYQQTDCEGLEEFHIADLKNPEKAVQSWFYPRTGRKNAKVRLGLIAVTGGPTVWIDWDREKFPYLAAVEWEGQAPLTILVQNRPQTEEQLLAVDLPGGTTRVLLKETDKTWLNLAPGMPRWLADGTGFLWASERRGEWELELRSAKGDLERTLAKKGFGFRKVAGVDAQDGFVYVQASTEPLEGHLYRVSLPPNKGEVLRLTQEPGLHDAVFAENGGRHVLISRGLFQGPQYTVHDKDGKALAELHSLAENPPYPPNVELTEAAAPQNFRAALVRPENFDSSRRYPVLVQVYGGPGGAMVLAAQDRYLLPQWFADQGFVVVSLDGRGTPGRGRDWERAIKGNFIQVPLEDQVQGLRGLCERYPELDCSRVGIMGWSFGGYMAAMAAMQRPEVYQAAAAGAPVADWLDYDTHYTERYLGLPEENAEGYAKSSALSYAKDLNRPLLLIHGTTDDNVYFMHSLKLSDALFRAGRDHEFLPLASFTHMVPDPQVIVLLNQRLARFFIQNLQ; encoded by the coding sequence ATGCTGGCAAGGCGCCGTTTCCTGGCGGGCCTGGTCCTCCTGCCGTTCCTAAGCCCGGCGCGGGCTTGGACTCTCGAGAACGCCGAGTACTTGGAGCAGTACGCCGCTACCTACCGATTCGCGCTCGGCCGTCCGGCCGAGATCCTGGTCTCACCGGACGGCCGCCATGTTTATTTCCTGCGCTCCGGGCCGCGGAGCTTCACGCGCGATCTCTACGAGTTCGACGTCGAAAAGGGACAGGAGCGCAGGCTTTTGAGCGCGGAGGAGCTTCTGGCCGGCCAGCAGGAGACTCTGACGGCCGAGGAAGCGGCCCGGCGGGAACGTCAAAGGCTGGTCGCCAAGGGCATCGCCTCGTACCGGCTCTCCAAGGACGGCAGGCGCCTTCTCGTGCCGCTCTCGGGCAGGCTATTCGTCTATGAGATCTCCTCTGGGAAGATACTGGAACTCAAGGGAGACCCGGGCTCTCCCATAGATCCCCAGTTCTCCCCGGACGCCTCCAAGGTGGCCTACGCCAAGAACGGAGAGCTTTACGTGGCCGACCCCGCCTCGGGAGCCGAAAAGAAGATCACCTTCGGCGCCGGCAAGACCGTCTCCAACGCCGAGGCCGAGTTCGTGGCCCAGGAGGAGATGGGGCGCGGCCGGGGCTTCTGGTGGTCTCCGGACGGCAAATGGCTCGCCTACCAGCAAACCGACTGCGAGGGGTTGGAGGAGTTCCATATCGCCGACCTGAAGAATCCAGAGAAGGCGGTCCAATCTTGGTTCTACCCTAGAACGGGCAGGAAGAACGCCAAGGTGCGCCTGGGCCTCATCGCGGTCACCGGCGGACCCACGGTTTGGATAGACTGGGACCGCGAGAAATTTCCGTATCTCGCCGCCGTCGAGTGGGAGGGCCAAGCTCCCCTCACGATTCTGGTGCAGAACCGGCCCCAGACCGAGGAACAGCTCTTGGCGGTGGATCTTCCCGGCGGAACCACCCGAGTTCTCCTCAAGGAGACGGACAAGACCTGGCTCAACCTCGCCCCCGGGATGCCGCGCTGGCTGGCGGACGGCACGGGATTTCTGTGGGCCTCCGAGCGCCGGGGGGAGTGGGAGCTCGAGCTGCGCTCGGCCAAGGGGGATCTGGAGCGGACTTTGGCGAAGAAGGGTTTCGGCTTTCGCAAGGTGGCGGGCGTGGACGCCCAGGACGGCTTTGTCTACGTCCAAGCCAGCACCGAGCCCTTGGAGGGGCACCTCTACCGCGTTTCCCTGCCGCCGAACAAGGGAGAGGTCCTGCGCCTCACCCAGGAGCCGGGGCTCCACGACGCGGTTTTCGCCGAGAACGGCGGGCGCCATGTCTTGATTTCGCGCGGGCTTTTCCAGGGGCCCCAGTACACGGTCCACGACAAGGACGGCAAGGCCTTGGCCGAACTACACTCCTTGGCGGAGAACCCGCCCTACCCTCCCAACGTGGAGCTGACCGAGGCGGCCGCGCCCCAGAATTTCCGGGCGGCCTTGGTCAGGCCTGAGAATTTCGATTCGAGCCGCCGCTACCCCGTTCTGGTGCAGGTTTACGGCGGCCCCGGGGGGGCGATGGTCTTGGCGGCCCAGGACCGCTATCTCCTCCCGCAGTGGTTCGCCGACCAGGGCTTCGTGGTGGTTTCCCTGGACGGGAGGGGGACTCCCGGCCGCGGCCGCGACTGGGAGCGCGCGATAAAGGGCAATTTCATCCAAGTTCCCCTGGAGGACCAGGTGCAGGGTCTGCGCGGCCTATGCGAGCGCTACCCCGAGCTTGATTGCTCGCGGGTGGGGATCATGGGCTGGTCCTTCGGCGGGTACATGGCGGCCATGGCCGCGATGCAGCGCCCCGAGGTGTACCAGGCCGCGGCGGCGGGGGCCCCGGTGGCCGACTGGCTCGACTACGACACCCATTACACCGAGCGCTACCTGGGCCTGCCCGAGGAGAATGCCGAGGGCTACGCCAAAAGCTCGGCCTTGAGCTACGCCAAGGACTTGAACCGGCCCCTTTTGCTCATCCACGGCACCACCGACGACAATGTCTACTTCATGCACAGCCTGAAGCTCTCCGACGCCCTGTTCCGCGCCGGGAGGGACCACGAGTTCCTGCCCTTGGCGAGCTTCACCCACATGGTCCCCGACCCGCAGGTGATCGTCCTCCTCAACCAGCGCCTGGCGAGGTTCTTTATTCAGAACCTGCAGTGA
- a CDS encoding SDR family NAD(P)-dependent oxidoreductase, translating into MMNLKGKTVLVTGAASGIGRRLARDLFWNEGSRLILADIDAEGLEELENELEPPGEGDRVEAVVCDIALEAHVERLARAAGGGPIDVLVNNAGVARLGSFENGDFRDFERVIAVNLLGTARVTKAVLPRLLKSREPFIVNVASMAGLVGAPGMSSYVASKFAIVGLSDALHAELEGRVGVGVVCPTFVRTNIAQNAPGRAGSFLAAVGSKPAKVSTAILRTIKENKRLVLVNPDAYFFYYLHRFFPGLSETLVSAGYKMLQAAGVVEA; encoded by the coding sequence GTGATGAACCTCAAGGGCAAGACCGTCCTGGTCACCGGCGCGGCCTCCGGAATCGGGCGGCGCCTGGCCCGGGACCTCTTCTGGAACGAGGGCAGCCGCCTCATACTCGCCGACATCGACGCGGAGGGGCTGGAGGAGCTCGAAAACGAACTCGAGCCGCCGGGGGAGGGAGACCGCGTCGAGGCCGTCGTCTGCGATATCGCCTTGGAGGCGCACGTCGAAAGGCTCGCCCGCGCGGCCGGCGGCGGTCCGATAGACGTGCTGGTCAACAACGCGGGAGTAGCACGGCTGGGCTCCTTCGAGAACGGCGACTTTCGCGATTTCGAACGCGTTATCGCGGTCAATCTCCTGGGCACGGCCCGGGTGACCAAGGCCGTGCTGCCCCGACTGCTCAAAAGCCGCGAGCCCTTCATCGTCAACGTCGCCTCCATGGCGGGCTTGGTCGGGGCTCCGGGGATGAGCTCCTACGTAGCGTCGAAGTTCGCGATCGTGGGGCTTTCCGATGCCCTGCACGCCGAGCTCGAGGGGCGCGTAGGCGTCGGGGTTGTCTGCCCCACCTTCGTGCGCACCAACATCGCGCAAAACGCGCCGGGCAGGGCGGGCTCTTTTCTGGCCGCAGTCGGGTCCAAACCCGCGAAAGTCTCGACGGCGATCCTGCGGACGATCAAGGAGAATAAGAGGCTGGTCCTGGTCAATCCCGACGCATATTTCTTCTACTATCTTCACCGTTTCTTCCCGGGCTTGAGCGAGACCCTGGTGAGCGCGGGCTATAAAATGCTCCAGGCCGCCGGAGTCGTGGAGGCGTGA
- a CDS encoding acetoacetate decarboxylase family protein gives MSSRDFFGPYLQEDISIRGAAAKSPLFYRDLHMMGAVFTAPLGRLSAALPRGGPAPLNVLGRGFVAVHCLEYKDTDIGPYNEVSLSIAVRRGWLPLASLFQAARSLWRREFHGYVSALPVTTTIALHGGLDYFNYPKYLADITFRETAGHRVCTLRDKESLDVILEFEGRRIPTRNRAPRDQNLTAMFSYPEIAGRPHRATFLVNHIERGSRFLSGARLRLGSHPRSQAFAELGLGPLAHYLFAPRCQAILFRPEPL, from the coding sequence GTGAGCTCCCGGGATTTTTTCGGCCCTTACCTCCAGGAGGACATCTCCATCCGCGGCGCGGCCGCAAAATCCCCCCTGTTTTACCGAGACCTGCACATGATGGGAGCTGTTTTCACGGCGCCCCTCGGCCGCCTGAGCGCGGCTCTTCCCCGCGGGGGCCCCGCCCCTTTGAACGTTCTCGGGCGCGGGTTCGTCGCCGTCCATTGCCTGGAGTACAAGGACACCGACATCGGACCCTACAACGAGGTCTCTCTCTCTATCGCGGTGCGCCGCGGCTGGCTGCCGCTGGCCTCGCTTTTCCAGGCGGCCCGCTCGCTTTGGCGGCGGGAATTCCACGGCTACGTCTCGGCTCTGCCGGTGACGACGACGATAGCCCTGCACGGGGGCCTCGACTACTTCAATTATCCCAAGTACCTGGCAGACATCACCTTCAGGGAGACGGCCGGACATCGGGTCTGCACTTTGCGCGACAAAGAGAGCCTGGACGTCATCCTGGAGTTCGAGGGGCGAAGAATCCCGACCCGGAACCGCGCGCCCAGGGACCAGAACCTGACGGCGATGTTCTCTTATCCGGAAATCGCCGGACGCCCCCATCGGGCGACATTCCTGGTGAATCACATCGAGCGCGGCTCCCGTTTCTTGAGCGGCGCCAGACTGCGCCTGGGCAGCCACCCGCGATCCCAGGCCTTCGCGGAGTTGGGCCTGGGCCCCTTGGCGCACTACCTGTTCGCCCCCAGATGCCAGGCGATCCTGTTCAGGCCCGAGCCCCTGTGA
- the mutL gene encoding DNA mismatch repair endonuclease MutL — protein MPSIQRLSPEVSSQIAAGEVVERPASMLKELIENSLDAGASRIEVEVAQAGKKSLRVSDDGHGMEPEDCARSLERHATSKISSLADLDRLGTFGFRGEALFAVAAVSRLSLASSQRGAAAGWKVEAAAGRILSSGPAPAAPGTTVEARDLFFNTPARLKFLKSDSYEKGRLISVLEEAALANPEVHFSCKSEGRKALLFAAERSPDPVESRLRRAAAVLGPDLSDGLIPAVAERPGLKLCLFLSPPERPSASRYFQFWLLNRRPIASRLLQQALYRAYEEHRLAGKHPVCVGHLELCPDSFDVNVHPGKREVRFKSDRDIFEVVSGLARSALLKAQRAGALWAGAPAAPALEVREAPPAYRGGPAAALEPFLGLQTVPSQALAAPESAPAWFTPPYRYLGQIEKSYLLFEAAGGLFMLDQHAAAERILFEKLMAEIEEGPARAQNLMLPLCVELPASAVPKVLSKKERLERLGFTVEPFGKTGLRVLAVPALIGKDSELKEVLHRLVDSLGDPVNAAQEARHDALATVACKAAVKAHDPLGPEQALRLLEDLKDCRDGSCCPHGRRAILAMNREELARRFQRPGAPPL, from the coding sequence ATGCCGAGCATTCAACGCCTTTCCCCGGAAGTTTCGAGCCAAATCGCGGCCGGAGAGGTGGTGGAAAGACCGGCCTCCATGCTCAAGGAACTCATCGAGAACTCTTTGGACGCCGGGGCCTCGCGCATCGAAGTCGAAGTCGCGCAGGCCGGCAAGAAATCCCTGCGCGTGAGCGACGACGGGCACGGCATGGAGCCGGAGGACTGCGCCAGGAGCCTGGAGCGCCATGCCACGAGCAAAATCTCGTCCTTGGCCGACCTCGACCGCCTCGGCACTTTCGGCTTCCGCGGCGAAGCCCTTTTCGCCGTCGCGGCGGTCTCGCGCCTGAGCCTGGCGAGCTCCCAGAGGGGTGCTGCCGCGGGCTGGAAAGTGGAGGCCGCGGCGGGCCGAATATTGTCCTCCGGGCCCGCCCCGGCGGCGCCGGGGACCACGGTCGAAGCCCGCGATCTGTTTTTCAACACCCCGGCCCGGCTCAAGTTCCTAAAATCAGACTCCTACGAGAAGGGGCGCCTGATCTCCGTTCTCGAGGAGGCGGCTCTCGCCAACCCCGAGGTCCATTTCTCCTGCAAGTCCGAGGGGCGCAAGGCCCTCCTCTTCGCGGCGGAGAGATCCCCCGATCCCGTCGAGAGCCGCTTGAGGCGGGCCGCCGCCGTCCTCGGCCCGGACCTTTCCGATGGACTAATTCCCGCGGTCGCCGAAAGGCCGGGGCTCAAGCTCTGCCTTTTCCTCTCCCCGCCGGAAAGACCTTCCGCCTCGCGCTATTTCCAATTCTGGCTTCTCAACCGCAGGCCCATCGCCTCGCGCCTCCTTCAGCAGGCCCTTTACCGGGCCTACGAGGAGCATCGTCTGGCAGGCAAGCACCCGGTGTGCGTGGGGCATTTGGAACTCTGCCCCGACTCCTTCGACGTGAACGTGCATCCGGGCAAGCGCGAGGTGCGCTTCAAGTCCGACCGGGATATTTTCGAGGTCGTCTCGGGCCTGGCCCGCTCAGCGCTGTTGAAGGCCCAGCGCGCGGGGGCCCTTTGGGCCGGAGCGCCCGCGGCCCCGGCTTTGGAGGTGCGGGAAGCGCCGCCGGCCTACCGCGGCGGCCCGGCGGCCGCTTTGGAGCCCTTCCTGGGGCTCCAGACTGTACCCTCTCAGGCCTTGGCCGCCCCCGAGAGCGCCCCGGCGTGGTTCACGCCGCCCTACCGTTATCTGGGGCAGATCGAGAAGAGCTATCTTCTCTTCGAGGCGGCGGGCGGCCTCTTCATGCTGGACCAGCACGCGGCCGCCGAGCGAATCCTCTTCGAGAAACTGATGGCCGAGATCGAGGAGGGCCCGGCCCGGGCCCAGAATCTCATGCTCCCCCTCTGCGTGGAGCTCCCGGCCTCGGCCGTGCCCAAGGTCCTGTCCAAAAAGGAAAGGCTCGAGCGCCTGGGATTCACGGTGGAGCCCTTCGGAAAGACCGGCCTGCGCGTGTTGGCCGTGCCGGCGCTTATCGGCAAGGACTCGGAGCTCAAGGAAGTCCTCCACCGCCTCGTGGATTCCCTGGGCGACCCCGTAAACGCCGCCCAGGAGGCCCGCCACGACGCCTTGGCCACGGTCGCCTGCAAGGCCGCGGTCAAGGCCCACGATCCCCTGGGGCCGGAGCAGGCCTTGCGGCTTCTCGAGGACCTCAAGGACTGCCGGGACGGCTCCTGCTGCCCCCACGGCCGGCGCGCCATCCTGGCCATGAACCGGGAGGAGTTGGCCCGCCGCTTCCAGCGCCCCGGCGCTCCGCCGTTGTAG
- a CDS encoding DUF1207 domain-containing protein: protein MTARKTLLSLAFALSWIAGPVSATVVSEMFPNANELFARLLADPRQIQLSAAYYKLNGNNSADISLGHSWGMARWHSTDSLWFWQWNIEGMAFSRFKLSGAVNEFQTVDFFANVPLEVRHGIYSGKFMLFHESSHLGDDYIRRTSNTGFRYSVDGLRALFSAEPWQFLRGYGGATFLMHSIPSPKRGALQYGFELSSPEYNALRDTPVKAYLAQDFQFHENVSWNMNSRTAIGINIGFKEVIRSMRLQIGYFKGHSPYGQFFAVPEQYTDIGISFDL, encoded by the coding sequence TTGACCGCTAGAAAAACGTTGTTGTCGCTTGCTTTCGCCCTCTCGTGGATCGCGGGCCCGGTCTCGGCGACCGTGGTCTCGGAAATGTTCCCCAACGCCAATGAGCTCTTCGCGCGCCTCCTGGCCGATCCTCGGCAAATCCAGCTCTCGGCCGCCTACTACAAGCTCAACGGCAACAACAGCGCCGACATTTCCCTCGGCCACAGCTGGGGCATGGCGCGCTGGCACAGCACGGACAGCCTGTGGTTCTGGCAGTGGAACATCGAGGGCATGGCCTTCTCTCGCTTCAAGCTCTCGGGGGCCGTCAATGAGTTCCAGACCGTGGACTTCTTCGCCAACGTCCCCCTCGAGGTCCGCCACGGCATCTATTCCGGAAAATTCATGCTCTTCCATGAAAGCTCGCATCTTGGCGATGACTACATCCGCCGCACCAGCAACACGGGATTTCGCTACAGCGTGGATGGACTGAGGGCCCTGTTCTCGGCGGAGCCATGGCAATTTCTAAGAGGCTACGGAGGCGCCACCTTCCTCATGCACAGCATCCCCTCGCCCAAGAGGGGGGCTTTGCAGTACGGCTTTGAGCTCTCCAGCCCCGAGTACAACGCGCTCAGGGACACCCCGGTAAAAGCATATCTTGCCCAGGATTTCCAGTTCCACGAGAACGTCTCCTGGAACATGAACTCGAGGACGGCCATCGGAATCAACATCGGGTTCAAGGAAGTGATCCGCTCCATGCGCCTTCAGATAGGATACTTCAAGGGCCACTCCCCCTACGGGCAATTCTTCGCCGTTCCAGAGCAATACACCGACATAGGCATCAGCTTCGACCTTTAG
- a CDS encoding cytochrome c biogenesis protein CcdA has protein sequence MTLSVSAGTAFAAGIASFLSPCVLPLVPGYISFLSGLSLEELSRGSDRRQALAKAGLGSVFFVLGFSLVFTALGASASAIGRVLSQNLPLLSKLAGVLIMAFGLHMTGLVPIRWLYYEKRLSLARFPSGYGGSFLMGLAFACGWTPCIGPILASILALAATQETVGRGMLLLFAYSLGLGIPFILTGFMVNACLQLFARYKRYIRWGEIAAGALLILVGGLVAGNRLTWLIQYLPKSLSQFSR, from the coding sequence ATGACCTTGAGCGTCTCTGCCGGAACCGCTTTTGCCGCCGGAATCGCATCCTTCCTTTCTCCCTGCGTCCTGCCCCTGGTGCCGGGCTATATTTCCTTCCTCTCTGGACTCTCCTTGGAGGAGCTTTCGCGCGGATCCGACCGCCGTCAAGCGCTGGCCAAGGCGGGCCTGGGCTCCGTTTTTTTCGTCCTCGGTTTCTCCCTCGTGTTCACCGCTCTGGGCGCCTCGGCCTCGGCCATCGGCCGAGTCCTCTCCCAGAACCTCCCCCTCTTGAGCAAGCTGGCGGGAGTCCTCATCATGGCCTTCGGTCTGCACATGACGGGACTCGTCCCGATCCGCTGGCTCTACTACGAGAAACGCCTTTCATTAGCCCGATTCCCCTCAGGCTATGGAGGATCTTTTCTCATGGGACTGGCCTTCGCCTGCGGCTGGACTCCCTGCATCGGGCCGATCCTTGCCTCGATCCTGGCGCTGGCCGCCACGCAGGAAACGGTCGGAAGGGGCATGCTTCTGCTTTTCGCCTATTCCCTGGGCTTGGGGATTCCATTCATCCTGACCGGCTTCATGGTCAACGCCTGCCTCCAGCTTTTCGCGCGCTACAAGCGCTATATCCGCTGGGGCGAGATCGCGGCCGGGGCCCTGCTCATCCTCGTGGGAGGGCTCGTGGCCGGCAACCGTCTGACCTGGCTCATCCAGTATCTGCCCAAGTCCCTCTCCCAATTCTCCCGATGA
- the mutS gene encoding DNA mismatch repair protein MutS: MPQPQTLPDTPVMRQYQELKALYPEAILFFRLGDFYEMFAEDARDASPLLGLVLTSRQGAPMCGVPAHNSQHYIAKLLKAGRKVAVAEQMEEPGLGKKLVRRSVTRLITPGTVIEDELLEPSSANFLAAIELDVVGWGAACLDVSTSEFWATQALNDRDCRKLIDLLARLGPAEVVASPAAAARLKLKEILPAKACLTPWEIAPAPTRKDWAQNPVWANHPLALKAAQLAAQYVQKTQFHLTDVLSPLYRESGSEMQLDETAIRTLELVESADGEKKRSLWGLLDSCQTPMGSRKLKSWLLHPSTDVAEIALRQNSVEELLANPEARTGLARLLREIADLPRVSSRLSTRQASPRNLGALRHSLSQLPAMEARLSQILFTSGLAVLAAKLKDLAARLAPCRETLARALADHPPARLSDGQLIREGYHEELDELRSLKTDSHGHLSRLEASERQATGIGSLKAGYNSIFGYYFEVTKAHQDKIPARYTRKQTLTNAERYITPELKELENKILGAEDKILRLEARLFEALRGEVLKYHDQILAFAQLLAELDVFQSLAQSAAIHDFVKPQVDLSHDLDISEGRHPVLCALLASGTFVPNSLRLDGRDPQIMILTGPNMSGKSTFLRQNALIALLAQIGSFVPAKSAKIGLVDKILTRIGAQDALTQGASTFMVEMTETSHILRTATSRSLLILDEVGRGTSTFDGISIAWAVIEHLHAAYKSDAEGPRGPKVLFATHYFELTELGREREGIVNANVEAKEWTGAEGRSELVFLHKISPGPADRSYGIQVAALAGLPASLLTRAREILTFLENESAAGRLTGAQTPGRAPELPLFTGHPVLEALRLINPENMTPLEALSALSELKKRI; the protein is encoded by the coding sequence ATGCCGCAGCCGCAAACCCTGCCGGACACCCCCGTGATGCGCCAATACCAGGAGCTCAAAGCCCTCTACCCCGAGGCCATCCTGTTCTTCCGCCTGGGGGATTTCTACGAGATGTTCGCCGAGGACGCCCGGGATGCCTCGCCCCTTTTGGGTCTGGTGCTCACCTCGCGCCAGGGCGCGCCCATGTGCGGCGTGCCGGCGCACAACAGCCAACATTACATCGCCAAGCTCCTCAAGGCCGGGCGCAAGGTGGCCGTGGCCGAGCAGATGGAGGAGCCGGGCCTGGGCAAGAAGCTCGTGCGCCGCTCGGTTACCAGGCTCATCACCCCCGGAACCGTGATCGAGGACGAACTCCTGGAGCCGAGCTCCGCCAATTTTCTCGCCGCCATCGAGCTCGACGTGGTGGGCTGGGGCGCTGCTTGCCTAGACGTCTCCACGAGCGAGTTTTGGGCGACCCAGGCCCTGAACGACCGGGACTGCCGCAAGCTCATCGACCTCCTGGCGCGCCTGGGGCCGGCCGAGGTCGTGGCCTCGCCGGCCGCGGCCGCCCGGCTCAAGCTCAAGGAAATTCTTCCCGCCAAGGCCTGCCTCACGCCCTGGGAGATCGCCCCCGCCCCGACCAGGAAGGACTGGGCCCAGAATCCGGTCTGGGCCAACCACCCCCTCGCCCTCAAGGCGGCCCAGCTCGCCGCCCAGTACGTGCAGAAAACCCAGTTTCACCTGACCGATGTGCTGTCTCCCTTGTACCGCGAGTCCGGCTCAGAGATGCAGCTCGATGAGACCGCGATAAGGACGTTGGAGCTCGTGGAATCGGCCGACGGCGAGAAAAAGCGCAGCCTCTGGGGCCTGCTCGACTCCTGCCAGACCCCCATGGGCAGCCGCAAGCTCAAATCCTGGCTCCTGCATCCCTCGACCGACGTGGCGGAGATAGCGCTCCGCCAAAACTCCGTGGAGGAGCTTCTGGCCAATCCCGAGGCGAGGACGGGCCTGGCCCGGCTTTTGCGCGAGATCGCGGACCTGCCGCGGGTTTCGAGCCGTCTGAGCACCCGGCAGGCCTCCCCACGGAACCTGGGCGCCCTGCGCCATTCCCTCTCCCAGCTCCCGGCCATGGAAGCCCGGCTCTCCCAGATTCTCTTCACCTCCGGCTTGGCGGTCCTGGCGGCCAAGCTCAAGGACCTGGCCGCGCGCCTGGCCCCGTGCCGGGAGACCCTGGCCCGGGCCTTGGCCGACCATCCCCCGGCCCGGCTTTCCGATGGCCAGCTCATACGCGAGGGCTACCACGAGGAATTGGACGAACTCCGGTCCCTCAAAACAGACAGCCATGGGCACCTCTCGCGCCTCGAGGCCTCGGAGCGCCAGGCCACTGGGATAGGATCGCTCAAGGCCGGCTACAACTCCATTTTCGGCTATTACTTCGAGGTCACCAAGGCCCACCAAGACAAGATTCCGGCGCGCTACACCAGGAAGCAGACCTTGACCAACGCCGAGCGCTACATCACGCCGGAACTCAAAGAGCTCGAGAACAAGATACTGGGGGCCGAGGATAAGATCCTTCGCCTGGAGGCCAGGCTCTTCGAGGCCCTGCGCGGCGAGGTCCTCAAGTACCACGACCAAATCCTGGCCTTCGCCCAGCTCTTGGCCGAACTCGACGTGTTCCAGTCCCTGGCCCAAAGCGCCGCCATCCATGATTTCGTCAAGCCCCAAGTAGACCTCTCGCACGACCTCGACATATCGGAGGGAAGGCATCCAGTCCTCTGCGCCCTTCTTGCCTCGGGCACCTTCGTCCCCAACTCCCTGCGCTTGGACGGCCGGGATCCGCAAATCATGATCTTGACCGGGCCGAACATGTCGGGCAAAAGCACCTTCCTCAGGCAAAACGCCCTGATAGCGCTTCTGGCCCAAATCGGCTCCTTCGTTCCGGCCAAATCCGCCAAGATCGGCTTGGTGGACAAGATCCTCACCCGCATCGGCGCCCAGGACGCTTTGACCCAGGGCGCCTCAACCTTCATGGTGGAGATGACGGAAACCTCCCATATCCTCAGGACCGCGACTTCCCGCAGCCTCCTCATCCTCGATGAGGTCGGCCGCGGCACCTCCACCTTTGACGGGATCTCCATCGCCTGGGCCGTGATCGAGCACCTCCATGCGGCCTATAAGAGCGACGCTGAGGGCCCACGCGGTCCGAAAGTGCTCTTCGCCACGCATTATTTCGAACTCACCGAGCTCGGCCGGGAGAGGGAAGGCATCGTCAACGCCAACGTGGAGGCCAAGGAGTGGACCGGGGCCGAAGGCCGCAGCGAACTCGTTTTCCTGCACAAAATCTCCCCCGGGCCCGCGGACCGCTCCTACGGCATCCAAGTGGCGGCCCTGGCGGGACTTCCCGCCAGCCTGCTGACCCGCGCCCGAGAGATACTGACTTTCCTTGAAAACGAGTCCGCCGCCGGGCGGCTCACCGGAGCCCAAACCCCGGGGCGCGCCCCGGAGCTTCCCCTTTTCACCGGTCACCCCGTCCTCGAGGCCTTGCGCCTTATCAATCCCGAGAACATGACTCCGCTGGAGGCCTTGTCGGCGCTCTCGGAGCTCAAGAAAAGGATCTGA
- a CDS encoding TlpA family protein disulfide reductase — protein MSRRLLTALALLALGAVLFVSLKETRRESESLEIAPPLSLPDLNGKTISLESFKGKVVLLDFWATWCEPCLEELPDLIALHEKFQERSFALIGVSLDPLGAKAVRPFARKNKIPYPILLGDELPPAGYFLRGIPTAFLINREGRIVKRYLGPQTFADLAKDIEELLDR, from the coding sequence ATGAGCCGCCGCCTTCTGACGGCCTTGGCGCTCCTCGCCCTAGGCGCCGTTCTATTCGTGAGCCTCAAGGAAACGCGCCGCGAGAGCGAAAGCCTGGAAATCGCCCCGCCCTTGTCGCTTCCGGACCTGAACGGAAAAACGATCTCCCTGGAAAGCTTCAAGGGGAAGGTGGTCTTGCTGGATTTCTGGGCCACCTGGTGCGAGCCATGCCTCGAGGAGCTCCCGGACCTCATCGCCTTGCACGAGAAATTTCAGGAGAGAAGCTTCGCCCTCATCGGGGTTTCCCTGGATCCCTTGGGAGCCAAGGCCGTTCGCCCCTTCGCTCGAAAAAATAAAATCCCCTACCCGATCCTTCTGGGAGACGAGCTGCCGCCGGCCGGCTACTTCCTGCGCGGCATCCCCACAGCCTTCCTGATAAACCGGGAGGGCCGCATCGTCAAGCGCTATCTCGGCCCGCAGACCTTCGCGGACCTGGCCAAAGACATCGAGGAACTCCTTGACCGCTAG